Proteins co-encoded in one Coleofasciculus chthonoplastes PCC 7420 genomic window:
- the thiO gene encoding glycine oxidase ThiO gives MNFCSDILIVGGGVIGLALALELKWRGATVTVLTRDFKQAATLAAAGMLAPHAEAIPDSPMRELCGRSRSLYSQWCTKLEQLTGVATGYLPCGILAPVYEDAAASQSDVGNWLDKQAIHLYQPGLGADVIGGWWYPEDGQVDNRALAQALRLAAQESGIDLREGVTVEAIEQQNRRVCSVRTSVGEFQADQYVLATGAWSNQLLPVPVYPKKGQMLSVQIPVNPHQPLPLQRVLYGPDTYLVPRRDGRLLIGATSEDVGWQSDNTPAGIHTLLSRAIRLYPSLQDWSIRECWWGFRPATPDECPILGVSPCENLTLATGHYRNGILLAPVTAQLLADWMETQTPDPLLDHFRYDRFYHQSSSNLMISSPLTPVSPQNISVTEPAISDPLIIAGRTFHSRLMTGTGKYSTIEQMQQGIAASGSQIVTVAVRRVQTKAPGHEGLAEALDWTKIWMLPNTAGCKTAEEAVRVARLGREMAKLLGQEDNNFVKLEVIPDPKYLLPDPIGTLEAAEKLVKEGFAVLPYINADPMLAKRLEEVGCVTVMPLGSPIGSGQGIKTAANIQIIIEEAGIPVVVDAGIGSPSEAAQAMEMGADAILVNSAIALAKNPVAMGKAMGMATEAGRLAFLAGRIPIKSYASASSPLTGTIS, from the coding sequence ATGAACTTTTGCAGTGATATTTTAATTGTGGGCGGTGGCGTGATTGGTTTGGCACTCGCCCTAGAGTTGAAGTGGCGGGGGGCGACAGTCACGGTATTAACTCGCGACTTTAAACAAGCAGCGACTCTAGCTGCCGCTGGTATGTTAGCCCCTCATGCGGAAGCCATTCCCGACAGTCCGATGCGGGAATTATGTGGGCGATCGCGATCGCTCTATTCCCAATGGTGTACCAAACTGGAACAGCTTACGGGTGTGGCGACAGGATATTTGCCCTGTGGGATTCTCGCCCCCGTCTATGAAGATGCTGCCGCCTCTCAGTCTGACGTCGGGAATTGGTTAGATAAACAGGCGATTCATCTATATCAACCTGGTTTAGGGGCAGATGTGATTGGTGGTTGGTGGTATCCCGAAGATGGGCAAGTCGATAACCGCGCCTTGGCACAAGCCCTGCGATTAGCCGCTCAAGAATCAGGGATTGACCTGCGCGAAGGCGTAACCGTTGAGGCAATTGAGCAGCAAAATCGTCGCGTTTGTAGCGTCAGAACCTCGGTTGGTGAATTTCAGGCTGATCAGTATGTCTTAGCAACAGGGGCTTGGTCTAACCAACTGCTACCTGTACCCGTTTATCCGAAAAAGGGTCAGATGCTGTCGGTACAAATACCAGTCAATCCCCATCAGCCCTTACCCCTACAACGGGTGTTGTATGGACCCGATACCTACTTAGTTCCACGTCGAGATGGGCGGTTATTGATTGGTGCAACCAGTGAGGATGTGGGATGGCAATCGGATAATACGCCAGCAGGAATTCACACCTTACTATCACGAGCAATACGGTTATATCCATCCCTACAGGATTGGTCAATTCGGGAATGCTGGTGGGGATTTAGACCCGCCACCCCCGATGAATGTCCGATCCTGGGAGTCAGCCCTTGTGAAAATCTAACCCTAGCGACGGGACATTATCGTAACGGTATTCTCCTCGCCCCGGTGACAGCCCAGCTACTGGCAGACTGGATGGAAACGCAAACCCCTGATCCGCTATTAGACCATTTTCGATACGATCGCTTTTATCATCAATCCTCCTCAAATTTAATGATTAGCTCTCCACTTACGCCTGTATCTCCCCAAAACATCTCGGTTACAGAACCAGCGATATCTGACCCGTTAATCATTGCAGGTCGAACATTTCACTCCCGCCTGATGACCGGTACAGGGAAATATAGCACCATTGAACAAATGCAACAGGGGATTGCGGCGAGTGGGAGTCAGATTGTTACCGTAGCCGTGCGGCGGGTGCAAACCAAAGCCCCGGGTCATGAAGGATTAGCAGAGGCGCTGGATTGGACAAAAATCTGGATGTTACCCAATACCGCCGGCTGTAAAACCGCAGAAGAAGCGGTGCGGGTGGCGCGGTTAGGACGGGAAATGGCAAAGTTATTGGGGCAAGAGGATAATAATTTTGTCAAGTTAGAGGTGATTCCCGACCCGAAATATTTATTACCCGACCCAATTGGCACTTTGGAAGCCGCTGAGAAACTGGTGAAAGAAGGGTTTGCCGTACTGCCGTATATTAATGCTGACCCCATGTTAGCTAAACGATTGGAAGAGGTGGGCTGTGTCACAGTAATGCCATTGGGTTCTCCGATTGGTTCGGGACAGGGGATTAAAACGGCGGCAAATATCCAAATTATTATCGAAGAAGCGGGAATTCCTGTGGTCGTAGATGCGGGGATTGGATCGCCCAGTGAAGCCGCCCAAGCTATGGAGATGGGGGCAGATGCAATACTAGTGAATAGTGCGATCGCGCTAGCCAAAAATCCGGTGGCGATGGGGAAAGCGATGGGGATGGCGACTGAAGCGGGGCGTTTGGCATTTCTGGCGGGACGGATTCCAATTAAAAGTTATGCCAGTGCAAGTTCACCGTTGACGGGGACAATTAGTTAA
- a CDS encoding DUF4079 domain-containing protein translates to MNLPDFIWLWKIAAWSMGLSLAAYSLLAVTGSVMFTKRRSQHPKPKWLRPLHYIIGWVMVSLVLLLLGIGVVGTIGHYGNLGHSGHLIAGLAVVALVAVSAASSTQISPQHPWARAVHLGTNIALFVGFAWVSYSGWQVVQKYL, encoded by the coding sequence GTGAATCTGCCCGACTTTATCTGGTTGTGGAAAATAGCCGCTTGGTCAATGGGTTTGTCCCTCGCGGCTTATAGTCTGTTGGCGGTGACGGGCAGTGTTATGTTCACGAAACGGCGCTCTCAACACCCCAAACCGAAATGGTTGCGACCTTTACACTACATCATCGGATGGGTAATGGTCAGTTTGGTTTTGCTGCTCCTGGGAATTGGTGTAGTGGGTACTATCGGTCATTATGGCAATCTCGGACATTCTGGACACTTGATTGCCGGATTAGCTGTCGTAGCGTTGGTTGCGGTGTCCGCCGCAAGTTCCACCCAGATTAGCCCCCAACACCCTTGGGCGCGGGCAGTTCATCTGGGAACCAATATTGCTTTATTTGTCGGATTTGCCTGGGTATCCTATTCCGGATGGCAGGTGGTGCAGAAATATTTGTAA
- a CDS encoding DUF1830 domain-containing protein produces MTQILDPLPSDNQTHIVCCYVNATSQIQIARITNIPNWYFERVVFPGQRLVFEALPQALLEIHTGMMASAILSDTIPCTRLLIAQDGNPTSSSDAKAVVPPTDDNKPSEKTISHNSTSQALLAVATAH; encoded by the coding sequence ATGACTCAGATACTTGATCCCCTACCCTCTGATAATCAAACTCACATTGTCTGTTGCTATGTAAACGCCACGAGCCAGATTCAAATTGCTCGGATTACAAATATTCCCAATTGGTATTTTGAGCGTGTGGTTTTTCCAGGACAGCGCTTAGTCTTTGAAGCCCTACCTCAGGCGCTATTAGAGATTCACACCGGGATGATGGCAAGTGCGATTCTCTCGGATACCATCCCCTGTACTCGCTTGCTGATCGCTCAAGACGGTAATCCGACGTCGTCTTCTGACGCTAAAGCCGTTGTACCACCGACTGATGATAATAAGCCCAGTGAAAAAACAATTAGTCATAATAGCACCAGCCAAGCGCTTTTAGCTGTGGCAACAGCTCACTAG
- a CDS encoding photosystem II high light acclimation radical SAM protein has translation MSPKILYVRLPCNPIFPIGVVYLADHVHKLFPEVEQRIFDLGTVPPLDFSRSLDACIDEFQPTLLVFSWRDIQIYAPVGGRGGNPLQNAFEFYYASNPFVKLRGAIGGLRLAAAYYTELWRNLGLIRRGLKRARTYNPEARVMVGGGAVSVFYEQLKTKLPNGTIVSVGEGETLLEKLLRGESFADERCYVVGETQPRDRMIHERPTPLEKTACNYDYIQSIWSAFDYYFQESDFYIGVQTKRGCPHNCCYCIYTVVEGKQVRINPADEVVAEMRQLYDRGIRNFWFTDAQFIPARKFIDDAVELLQKILDSGMTDIHWAAYIRADNLTPQLCDLMVKTGMNYFEIGITSGSQELVRKMRMGYNLRTVLANCRDLKAGGFNDLVSVNYSFNVIDERPDTIRQTIAYHRELERIFGADKVEPAIFFIGLQPHTHLEAYAFENNILEKDYDPMSLMPWTAKKLLWNPEPLGSFLGEVCLQAWRQNPDDFGREVMKILEERLGCADLEEALAAPIEASAKTPPKQLVTAG, from the coding sequence ATGTCACCAAAAATTCTTTATGTGCGCCTCCCCTGCAACCCGATTTTCCCGATTGGTGTTGTCTATCTAGCCGATCACGTTCACAAACTTTTCCCAGAGGTAGAACAGCGCATCTTTGACTTAGGCACTGTACCTCCCCTGGATTTTTCGCGATCGCTCGACGCCTGTATTGACGAATTCCAACCGACGCTGTTGGTATTCTCCTGGCGCGATATTCAAATCTATGCGCCAGTTGGCGGTAGAGGAGGTAACCCCTTGCAAAATGCCTTCGAGTTCTACTACGCCAGTAACCCCTTTGTCAAGTTACGCGGGGCGATCGGCGGCTTACGCCTAGCCGCCGCCTATTATACTGAACTGTGGCGTAATTTAGGATTGATTCGCCGGGGACTTAAACGCGCTCGTACCTACAACCCAGAGGCACGGGTGATGGTTGGCGGCGGTGCAGTGAGTGTATTTTATGAACAACTGAAGACTAAATTACCCAACGGGACAATTGTCTCCGTTGGCGAAGGTGAAACCCTGCTAGAGAAACTCCTGCGGGGTGAATCGTTTGCTGATGAGCGCTGTTATGTGGTGGGTGAAACGCAGCCGCGCGATCGCATGATTCATGAACGCCCAACTCCCCTAGAAAAAACCGCTTGTAATTACGACTATATCCAAAGCATCTGGTCGGCGTTTGATTATTATTTTCAAGAGAGCGACTTTTATATTGGGGTGCAAACTAAACGGGGTTGTCCCCACAACTGCTGCTACTGTATCTACACCGTCGTCGAAGGTAAACAAGTACGGATCAATCCCGCTGATGAAGTGGTTGCCGAAATGCGCCAGCTTTATGACCGAGGTATCCGCAACTTCTGGTTTACCGATGCTCAGTTTATCCCCGCCCGGAAGTTTATCGACGATGCGGTGGAACTGTTGCAGAAAATTCTCGATTCTGGGATGACCGACATTCACTGGGCGGCATACATTCGGGCAGATAATCTCACCCCCCAATTATGCGACTTGATGGTGAAAACCGGGATGAACTACTTTGAAATCGGTATTACCAGTGGTTCCCAGGAATTAGTCCGGAAGATGCGGATGGGGTATAACCTCCGCACCGTGTTGGCAAATTGTCGGGATTTGAAAGCAGGGGGCTTTAATGACTTGGTTTCGGTCAACTATTCCTTTAATGTAATAGATGAGCGACCGGACACCATTCGCCAAACCATTGCCTATCACCGGGAGTTAGAGCGAATCTTTGGTGCTGACAAGGTGGAACCCGCTATCTTCTTTATCGGACTACAACCCCATACTCATTTGGAAGCCTACGCTTTTGAGAACAATATTCTCGAAAAAGACTATGATCCAATGAGTTTAATGCCTTGGACAGCGAAAAAGCTACTCTGGAATCCCGAACCCCTAGGCTCTTTCTTGGGTGAGGTTTGTCTGCAAGCTTGGCGGCAAAATCCCGATGATTTTGGTCGCGAAGTGATGAAAATTTTAGAGGAGCGCTTGGGCTGTGCGGATTTAGAGGAGGCATTAGCGGCTCCGATTGAAGCCTCAGCTAAGACGCCGCCTAAACAACTGGTTACAGCGGGGTAG
- a CDS encoding DICT sensory domain-containing protein, producing the protein MLQGSILQKLDTAHRGGKRPLNFGVYHKNTLIALCHALEDFILESEGKPLLIAAFQQGKWYMQEAERYGDLAEQSSQVVILATAETGFGEHPTSQRSNVRLLDLDASDPVAQEWHLIIMSETYTAMVLCQELSAEDYGSKGSPKDDRERKFYGFWTFEPELVRETVDLAIAHIGGYDQQLQQRLTDQAQKITAAFGSKKRDDIGEVVSRVVEYLESFEQELHQTEDEPLQNLPLAEQDLDNNLVSNKVQAFLRMAQLIDQADVTNPMAAAEVATLCEAMGQLLDLPAWQTKRLRLAGLLHRLAPLQAVDDDLEPAKSTVQQQTVAQQETMPKSSVLRVMPQLQAIAHIITHQSEHWDGSGQPDGLAYDAIPLESRILALMTTFQQRLKDYQSQETPLAKALNDCQASAGTVFDPKLLEALELLVMGMQQGMSLQANQPKIAAGMWLLDSHSPQEAQSNVSS; encoded by the coding sequence ATGCTGCAAGGTTCGATATTACAAAAGTTAGACACAGCTCATCGCGGCGGTAAGCGACCGCTGAATTTTGGTGTTTATCATAAAAACACTTTAATCGCCCTGTGTCATGCCTTGGAAGACTTCATCTTAGAGTCAGAGGGAAAACCTCTGCTAATTGCAGCATTTCAACAGGGGAAATGGTATATGCAAGAGGCAGAACGCTATGGCGATTTAGCGGAACAGTCGTCTCAAGTGGTAATTCTGGCGACAGCGGAGACTGGTTTTGGGGAGCATCCCACCAGCCAGCGCTCTAATGTGAGACTATTGGATTTAGATGCTTCTGATCCAGTGGCTCAAGAATGGCATTTGATCATCATGTCGGAGACATACACAGCAATGGTCTTATGTCAAGAGCTATCGGCTGAGGATTATGGCAGTAAAGGATCACCCAAAGATGATCGGGAGCGCAAGTTTTATGGGTTCTGGACATTTGAGCCGGAATTGGTTCGGGAAACGGTAGATTTGGCGATCGCACATATTGGCGGTTACGATCAACAGTTACAACAGCGCCTAACCGACCAAGCACAAAAGATCACAGCAGCCTTCGGCAGCAAAAAACGCGATGATATTGGGGAGGTTGTGTCTCGCGTCGTCGAATATCTCGAAAGCTTTGAACAAGAATTACACCAAACTGAGGATGAGCCACTTCAGAACTTGCCCCTTGCCGAGCAAGACTTAGATAATAATTTAGTGTCTAATAAAGTGCAGGCATTTTTGCGGATGGCACAGCTCATCGATCAAGCTGATGTAACTAATCCCATGGCAGCGGCGGAAGTGGCAACCCTTTGTGAAGCGATGGGTCAATTGCTTGATTTACCCGCATGGCAAACCAAACGGCTGCGATTAGCGGGATTGCTGCATCGCCTCGCGCCGTTACAAGCCGTAGATGATGACCTAGAACCAGCAAAATCCACGGTGCAGCAACAGACGGTAGCTCAACAAGAAACGATGCCCAAATCCTCGGTTTTGCGTGTCATGCCCCAATTACAGGCAATTGCTCACATTATCACCCACCAAAGCGAACATTGGGATGGTTCAGGACAACCGGATGGTTTGGCTTATGATGCAATTCCCTTGGAGTCGAGGATTTTAGCACTGATGACCACATTTCAACAGCGGCTCAAGGACTATCAATCCCAAGAGACTCCTTTGGCAAAAGCACTTAACGACTGTCAGGCGTCAGCGGGTACAGTATTTGACCCAAAACTGCTTGAGGCTCTAGAACTACTGGTGATGGGAATGCAACAGGGTATGAGTTTACAGGCAAATCAACCTAAAATAGCCGCAGGGATGTGGTTGCTTGATTCCCATTCCCCTCAGGAAGCCCAATCAAATGTTTCGTCTTAA
- a CDS encoding pentapeptide repeat-containing protein encodes MEIEAIRAGKIKQLSGANLDDEDLSGSQLEQINLAGASLVGTNLSRANLNGARLDGAKLLCAQLVSADVRANCLGANLMQANLTGADLRGSNLRGANLMGANLTQVSFAGAFLSGANLMGVNLQGVDFRGADLRGANLNSANLKGADLSQADLQGASLCDANFEEADLRGANLGGANLTGANLLCAELDEVNVNGATLERTCVVGTSLDSSY; translated from the coding sequence ATGGAAATCGAAGCAATTCGCGCAGGAAAAATCAAGCAGCTCTCAGGTGCTAATCTAGACGACGAAGACTTGTCTGGGAGCCAACTGGAACAGATTAATTTGGCAGGCGCTAGTCTGGTGGGTACGAATTTGTCGAGAGCGAATCTCAACGGTGCTCGTCTTGATGGCGCTAAACTGCTGTGCGCTCAATTGGTGTCGGCTGATGTGCGGGCAAATTGTTTGGGCGCTAATCTAATGCAAGCCAACTTGACTGGGGCGGATTTGCGCGGGAGTAATCTCCGAGGCGCGAATTTAATGGGCGCGAATTTGACTCAGGTATCCTTTGCTGGTGCGTTTTTGAGTGGCGCGAATCTTATGGGTGTCAACCTCCAAGGCGTCGATTTTCGAGGCGCTGATCTGCGGGGGGCGAATCTCAACAGTGCTAATCTGAAGGGGGCGGATTTATCGCAAGCGGATTTACAAGGTGCTAGCTTGTGTGACGCCAATTTTGAGGAAGCGGATTTGCGCGGGGCGAATCTGGGAGGGGCAAATTTAACGGGAGCGAATTTGCTTTGTGCTGAACTCGATGAGGTCAATGTAAATGGTGCTACGTTAGAGCGGACTTGTGTGGTGGGAACGTCTCTGGACAGTAGTTACTAG
- a CDS encoding RNA polymerase sigma factor, RpoD/SigA family, which translates to MPTVNTKPKTTKPTFSADMVRTYLHEIGRVPLLTHEQEIVYGKQVQQMMPLLEAKDALAETLEREPTMQEWADHVDLEESALKKIINQGTRAKRKMIEANLRLVVAIAKKYQKRNMEFLDLIQEGTLGLERGVEKFDPTRGYKFSTYAYWWIRQAITRAIAQQARAIRLPIHITEKLNKIKKVQRELSQRLGRNATPTEIGQELELEPAQIREYLSIARQPVSLDVRVGDNQDTELSDLLEDSGPTPVHYTTQESLRQDLDNLLAELTPQQREVLALRFGLEDGNELSLAKVGQRLNLSRERVRQLEHQALAQLRRRHATVREYIAS; encoded by the coding sequence ATGCCCACTGTTAACACCAAACCCAAAACGACCAAGCCCACATTTTCGGCAGATATGGTTCGCACCTATCTGCATGAAATCGGTCGCGTGCCACTACTGACCCATGAGCAAGAAATTGTCTATGGTAAGCAAGTGCAGCAGATGATGCCGCTCTTGGAGGCAAAAGATGCCTTAGCGGAAACCTTAGAGCGCGAACCGACGATGCAGGAGTGGGCAGATCACGTTGATTTAGAGGAATCAGCCCTTAAGAAAATTATAAACCAGGGAACGCGAGCCAAGCGTAAAATGATCGAAGCGAATCTGCGCCTAGTGGTTGCGATCGCGAAAAAGTATCAGAAGCGTAACATGGAATTCCTGGACTTGATTCAGGAAGGCACCCTGGGATTAGAGCGAGGCGTGGAGAAATTTGACCCAACGCGAGGGTATAAATTCTCTACTTATGCTTACTGGTGGATTCGTCAAGCCATTACTCGCGCCATCGCCCAACAAGCCCGTGCGATTCGGTTACCGATTCACATTACCGAAAAGCTGAATAAGATCAAAAAGGTTCAACGGGAACTGTCTCAGAGATTGGGGCGTAACGCCACACCAACTGAGATTGGTCAAGAGTTGGAGTTAGAACCTGCCCAAATTCGCGAATATTTGAGCATCGCCCGTCAACCCGTATCCCTAGATGTGCGAGTGGGGGATAACCAAGATACAGAATTATCTGATCTGTTGGAAGATAGTGGACCGACACCGGTTCATTACACCACCCAGGAATCCCTGCGCCAAGATTTAGATAATCTCCTGGCAGAATTAACCCCCCAACAACGGGAAGTTTTGGCACTCCGCTTTGGCTTAGAAGATGGGAATGAACTATCTCTGGCAAAAGTCGGACAGAGACTCAATCTCAGTCGCGAGCGGGTACGCCAGTTAGAGCATCAAGCTTTAGCCCAACTCAGACGACGCCATGCCACTGTGCGGGAATACATTGCCAGTTAG
- a CDS encoding MASE1 domain-containing protein translates to MSHEILNISYGEDLILSIFPGNPQRFWRYLITVALVAIAYTGSAQFTLSWLGLGAEASPVWVGAGIALAALFLQGKRLWVGVAIGAFWLNLSLGASFLVSLGSVIGCTLQAVVGAMGLRRLDFNPKLECLKDAYALIVFGAIIAPSINATISTLVNCWVNFIPWHQFGLNWGTLWLGDSMGILVFTPLLLLIVQDSPQRILPPNYPPQQILEAVLCWSLLGVFSWLVFQSRTTFALSDYPLEYLPFPFVVWAALRFRVWGAVLASLIVSGMAIGGTLQGIGPFVVKTGSTLGAILLLQTFMAVVTITALVLAAAMSERQQAEEQLRATLERDRLLAEIALRIRQSLDLDQILHTTVVEVRQLLQADRVYISYLDENNHSKIAAESVASAYKSLLGWKASEKLLQETQELFAQRQILIRDNTERVNVTPYLKDFYRCYQIKATLAIPLILDDQLFGLLAVHQCHRSRHWQSFEVDWLRRLAVQVTIAIQQAQLYQQVQGLNSNLESQVAERTLQLEEKMQELQRLYELKDVFLQAVSHDLRTSMMGLILMLKGTQNNPGETVALPSRILDRLIENSDRQLTLINALSEDHFNQGRKIELHCQPLCLNELLSQILTDLQPLFSSNHAQLTMVIPQTLPPVKADPTQLRCVFHHLLTNALKHNLPGVKITLTVRVERDMLHCAIADDGIGMSKQQCDRLFKLYVRGLHSQHLTGIGLGLYLCRQIINAHGGQISVTSVPTQGSTFNFSLPLYRSKVGIA, encoded by the coding sequence TTGAGTCATGAAATCTTGAATATTAGTTACGGTGAAGATTTAATTTTGTCCATATTTCCTGGGAATCCGCAGCGTTTCTGGCGATACCTGATCACAGTTGCTCTAGTTGCGATCGCTTATACAGGTAGCGCTCAGTTTACCCTGTCATGGTTAGGATTGGGCGCTGAGGCGTCTCCAGTGTGGGTTGGTGCGGGGATTGCTCTGGCTGCCCTTTTTTTGCAGGGAAAACGGCTGTGGGTTGGTGTGGCGATTGGTGCATTTTGGCTCAATCTGTCTCTGGGAGCCTCATTTTTGGTGTCTCTGGGTTCGGTAATCGGCTGCACGTTACAAGCTGTTGTCGGTGCGATGGGATTACGTCGCCTGGATTTTAACCCAAAGTTAGAATGCCTCAAGGATGCTTATGCTCTAATTGTCTTTGGCGCGATCATTGCCCCCTCAATTAACGCCACGATTAGTACGCTAGTGAATTGCTGGGTAAATTTTATTCCATGGCATCAATTTGGACTGAATTGGGGAACCCTTTGGTTAGGAGACAGTATGGGAATCTTAGTGTTTACCCCCTTACTGCTATTAATTGTTCAGGACTCTCCTCAGCGAATTTTGCCGCCAAATTATCCACCCCAACAAATTTTAGAAGCCGTCCTGTGCTGGAGTCTACTGGGGGTATTTAGTTGGCTAGTTTTCCAGTCTCGAACCACCTTTGCCCTATCCGACTATCCCCTGGAATATTTACCCTTTCCCTTTGTCGTTTGGGCGGCGCTGCGATTTCGGGTGTGGGGTGCGGTTCTTGCCAGTTTAATCGTTTCGGGAATGGCAATTGGTGGCACTCTCCAAGGAATTGGACCCTTTGTGGTGAAAACGGGAAGTACCCTAGGCGCAATTCTACTGCTACAAACGTTTATGGCAGTGGTAACAATAACTGCTTTAGTGTTAGCCGCCGCTATGTCAGAGCGTCAACAGGCAGAAGAACAACTGCGGGCTACCTTAGAACGCGATCGCTTGTTAGCAGAGATTGCCCTGCGGATTCGTCAATCCTTGGATTTAGACCAGATTTTGCACACCACTGTTGTGGAAGTGCGGCAATTATTACAGGCAGATCGTGTCTATATTAGTTATCTAGATGAAAATAACCACAGTAAAATTGCTGCCGAATCTGTTGCCTCTGCTTATAAATCTCTGTTGGGATGGAAAGCCTCAGAGAAACTGTTACAAGAAACCCAAGAATTATTTGCCCAGCGTCAAATTTTAATCCGGGATAATACGGAACGGGTTAATGTTACGCCCTATCTCAAAGACTTTTATCGGTGCTACCAGATTAAAGCGACTCTGGCAATTCCATTAATTCTCGATGATCAATTATTTGGACTCTTGGCGGTTCATCAATGCCACCGTTCCCGTCATTGGCAATCCTTTGAGGTGGATTGGTTAAGACGATTAGCGGTTCAAGTCACCATTGCAATTCAACAAGCTCAACTTTACCAACAAGTCCAAGGGCTTAATAGTAACCTGGAAAGTCAAGTGGCGGAACGTACCCTGCAACTTGAGGAAAAAATGCAGGAATTGCAACGGCTTTACGAACTAAAAGATGTGTTTTTACAAGCGGTATCCCATGATCTACGAACATCAATGATGGGCTTAATTCTGATGTTGAAGGGAACCCAAAACAACCCTGGTGAAACCGTTGCCCTGCCGAGCAGAATTCTGGATCGGCTGATTGAAAATAGCGATCGCCAATTGACGTTGATCAATGCCTTATCTGAAGACCATTTTAACCAAGGGCGGAAAATAGAACTCCACTGTCAACCTTTATGCTTAAATGAACTCCTCAGCCAAATCCTCACTGATTTGCAGCCGTTATTCAGCAGTAACCACGCTCAATTAACGATGGTTATTCCCCAAACCTTACCCCCGGTTAAAGCTGATCCGACTCAACTGCGGTGTGTGTTTCATCATCTATTGACGAATGCCCTTAAACACAATCTACCGGGGGTTAAGATTACGCTGACAGTAAGGGTTGAGAGGGATATGCTTCATTGTGCGATCGCCGATGACGGAATAGGGATGAGCAAACAGCAGTGCGATCGGCTGTTTAAGCTTTATGTTCGGGGATTGCACTCTCAACACTTAACCGGAATTGGTTTAGGCTTATATTTATGTCGGCAAATTATTAATGCTCACGGGGGACAAATTAGTGTTACCAGTGTGCCAACACAAGGATCAACCTTTAACTTTTCGCTTCCTTTGTATAGGAGTAAGGTGGGTATTGCGTAA
- a CDS encoding DUF3318 domain-containing protein yields MNPEPEIRRLRDLMPASGRMLIKIISKPQQMAVIETPFPMPWSRDRPIYINFDLWRRLPRAQRDMLILSTVSWLLNIRWFKPDLYQGVVIAGLLGGMVEFVQGDAVGVVVATGLSAIAGSQIWRSTRSCQTHLDADTDAIKVALRRGYTETEAAQHLLAAIESVAEMEGRLSLNFTELIRSQNLRAIAGISPVGVPESVRQE; encoded by the coding sequence ATGAATCCAGAGCCAGAAATTCGCCGCTTGCGTGATCTAATGCCCGCCTCTGGGCGAATGCTGATCAAAATTATCAGTAAACCGCAACAGATGGCGGTGATTGAAACTCCTTTCCCGATGCCTTGGTCGAGAGATCGTCCAATCTATATTAACTTTGATCTGTGGCGTCGCTTACCTAGAGCGCAACGGGATATGCTGATCCTCAGCACCGTAAGTTGGTTGCTTAATATCAGGTGGTTTAAGCCCGATTTATATCAAGGCGTTGTCATTGCCGGATTGTTAGGGGGAATGGTGGAATTTGTGCAAGGCGATGCGGTGGGTGTCGTCGTGGCGACGGGATTGAGTGCGATCGCGGGGAGTCAAATTTGGCGCAGCACTCGCAGTTGTCAAACTCACTTAGATGCGGATACCGATGCGATTAAAGTCGCCCTGCGGCGTGGCTATACCGAAACAGAAGCGGCGCAGCATCTATTAGCAGCGATTGAATCCGTAGCTGAGATGGAAGGGCGACTGAGTTTAAATTTTACTGAACTAATTCGCTCTCAAAACCTGCGGGCGATCGCAGGGATTTCCCCTGTGGGGGTTCCGGAGAGTGTAAGACAGGAATAG